Proteins encoded within one genomic window of Panacibacter microcysteis:
- a CDS encoding DUF6786 family protein: MNSVIKYCIASSSLVLMFSCNNEPGKKNTTTDTTAATHSYSYDKSFLKKHNEGAFELVSDDSTARVLLSADYQGRVITSTAEGNDGTSFGWLNYNLIGGAEKKKQFNPFGGEERLWLGPEGGQFSLYFKGGDSFNINHWQVPFLIDTFTFSLDQYSKNSATFTRKAQLTNYSGTVFDISLERTINLLSKDNVATAISTNIPANVKLVGYETINKLTNTGKEDWTKEKGLLSIWLLGMFTPSPKTVVIIPFKPVANARTFITDNYFGEIPADRLQVKDSVLYFTCDGKFRSKIGLSPAIAKPIAAGFDFEKNVLTVVIPEVHPDAPYVNSKWEIQKEPYKGDVINSYNDGPLQDGTQMGPFFEIESSSPALALKQNETGTYRQVTCHFTGDYNSLKTMARQLLGVNLDDIKK; the protein is encoded by the coding sequence ATGAATAGCGTAATAAAGTATTGCATTGCTTCCTCCTCACTTGTGTTGATGTTTTCCTGCAACAATGAACCCGGTAAAAAAAATACAACAACAGACACCACTGCTGCAACCCACAGCTACAGTTATGATAAAAGTTTTCTCAAGAAACACAACGAAGGTGCATTCGAGCTGGTAAGTGATGACAGTACAGCCAGGGTTTTACTTTCAGCAGATTACCAGGGCAGGGTTATTACCAGTACTGCAGAAGGTAACGATGGCACCAGTTTTGGCTGGCTGAATTACAACCTTATCGGGGGTGCAGAAAAGAAAAAACAATTCAATCCTTTTGGTGGCGAAGAACGTTTATGGCTTGGCCCCGAAGGAGGACAATTTTCGCTATATTTTAAAGGCGGCGACTCCTTTAACATCAATCACTGGCAGGTACCTTTCCTGATAGATACTTTCACTTTCTCTCTCGACCAGTATTCAAAAAACTCCGCAACATTTACAAGAAAAGCACAGCTAACCAATTACAGCGGAACTGTCTTCGACATCTCACTCGAAAGAACGATCAACCTACTGTCAAAAGACAATGTTGCCACCGCAATTAGTACAAACATACCCGCTAACGTAAAGCTTGTTGGTTACGAAACCATCAATAAACTTACCAATACAGGCAAAGAAGACTGGACCAAAGAAAAAGGATTACTCTCTATATGGTTGCTGGGCATGTTTACACCTTCTCCAAAAACAGTTGTCATCATACCATTCAAACCCGTGGCAAATGCACGCACGTTTATAACAGACAACTATTTTGGCGAAATCCCGGCAGACCGCTTACAGGTAAAAGACAGCGTGTTGTATTTCACCTGCGATGGTAAATTCCGCAGTAAAATCGGCCTCTCTCCTGCCATAGCCAAACCAATAGCTGCCGGTTTTGATTTTGAGAAAAATGTATTGACAGTAGTAATACCAGAGGTACATCCCGATGCTCCTTATGTAAACAGCAAATGGGAAATACAAAAAGAGCCTTACAAAGGAGACGTTATCAACTCATACAACGATGGCCCATTGCAGGACGGCACTCAGATGGGGCCTTTTTTTGAGATTGAATCTTCATCTCCTGCCCTGGCATTGAAACAAAATGAAACAGGTACCTACAGGCAGGTAACCTGCCACTTTACGGGTGACTACAACAGCCTTAAAACAATGGCCCGGCAACTACTTGGCGTAAACCTTGACGATATAAAGAAATAA
- a CDS encoding DUF4954 family protein, whose protein sequence is MSQNNIKKSPVDKLGYNFIKPEYLPEGVNEYYLRDLQNRSGIDYRNLSAYEIEALVKNRNASDDWTKILVSDDFDPELVKNCKFFGLVRIGKLEPVYLEFSDMKYTVGLYNSTIISCDLGDNVVVDNVNYLSHYVIGNEVIIVNVNEAATTDHAKFGNGILKQGEPESMRIWMEICNENGGRSVIPFNGMLPADAWLWSKYRNDKTLLEKFKIFTEQQFKTERGYYGKIGDRTVIKNCAIIKDVWIGSDAYIKGANKLKNLTINSGPEGASQIGEGCELVNGIIGFGCRVFYGVKAVRFVMASNSQLKYGARLINSYLGNNATISCCEVLNSLIFPAHEQHHNNSFLCAALVMGQSNIPAGATIGSNHNSRAADGEIVAGRGFWPGLCVSLKHNSKFASFTILAKADYSYELNIPVPFSLVSIDTSKDRLVIMPAYWFLYNMYALARNAWKYGDRDKRIQPIQKLEYDYLAPDTINEMFTALGLFELYTGRAYYQQQEQQDSSDEACAKKGKLLLQANDPVIDTLEIVAVDFENNRRKTVIIKVQQAYNIFIQMIRYYGAYHLAGFVQEHKIASVDGLKKTLPKNPQRTEWMNAGGQLMLQKDIAALRNNVNSGKITSWDEVHEYYTTLADAYNTNKTIHAVAALLEINNLKISRLNAAMLAEIFADVIKTREWMNEKIFESRAKDYSNPFRSMVYDSAEEMNEVLGTLEDNSFIRQQREELALFRKTVKKVGARLKQ, encoded by the coding sequence ATGTCTCAGAACAACATCAAAAAAAGCCCGGTTGACAAGCTTGGATACAACTTTATTAAGCCCGAATATTTGCCTGAAGGTGTGAATGAATATTACCTGCGTGACTTGCAGAACAGAAGCGGTATTGATTACCGTAATTTGAGTGCTTATGAAATAGAGGCACTGGTTAAAAACCGCAATGCAAGTGACGACTGGACGAAGATTTTGGTAAGTGATGATTTTGACCCGGAGCTGGTGAAGAACTGTAAATTTTTTGGTCTTGTACGCATAGGAAAGCTGGAACCGGTATACCTGGAATTTAGTGATATGAAATACACGGTAGGATTGTATAATTCTACCATCATCAGTTGCGATCTTGGTGACAATGTGGTGGTTGACAATGTGAATTATCTTTCTCACTATGTTATAGGTAATGAAGTGATCATTGTGAACGTTAATGAGGCTGCCACTACCGACCATGCAAAATTTGGTAATGGTATTTTGAAACAGGGCGAGCCTGAATCTATGCGTATATGGATGGAGATATGCAACGAAAACGGTGGAAGGAGTGTGATTCCTTTTAACGGCATGCTGCCTGCTGATGCGTGGCTGTGGAGCAAATACAGAAACGACAAAACGTTACTGGAGAAATTTAAAATATTCACCGAACAGCAGTTTAAAACAGAGCGTGGATACTACGGTAAAATTGGTGACCGCACTGTTATTAAAAATTGCGCCATCATCAAAGATGTCTGGATAGGCAGTGATGCCTATATAAAAGGCGCGAATAAGCTGAAAAATCTTACAATCAATTCCGGCCCCGAGGGTGCCTCGCAAATAGGTGAGGGTTGCGAACTGGTAAATGGTATTATTGGTTTTGGGTGCCGCGTCTTTTATGGCGTAAAGGCAGTGCGTTTTGTAATGGCCAGTAATTCTCAATTGAAATATGGTGCAAGACTGATCAACTCTTATCTTGGCAACAATGCTACAATTTCCTGCTGCGAGGTGCTTAATTCGCTCATCTTCCCGGCACACGAGCAGCACCACAATAACTCGTTTCTTTGCGCCGCACTGGTGATGGGGCAAAGTAATATTCCTGCCGGGGCTACCATAGGTTCTAACCATAACTCAAGGGCTGCAGACGGTGAGATTGTTGCAGGCCGTGGCTTTTGGCCGGGCTTGTGTGTAAGCCTGAAACACAATTCAAAGTTTGCGAGTTTTACCATTCTTGCAAAAGCTGACTACTCGTACGAACTCAATATCCCTGTACCATTTTCACTGGTAAGTATTGATACATCCAAAGACCGGCTGGTAATAATGCCGGCATACTGGTTTTTGTACAACATGTATGCATTGGCCAGGAACGCATGGAAGTATGGCGACCGCGATAAGCGCATACAACCCATACAAAAACTGGAGTACGACTACCTGGCACCTGATACGATCAATGAAATGTTTACAGCGTTGGGTCTTTTCGAACTGTACACAGGACGGGCTTATTACCAGCAACAGGAACAGCAGGATAGCTCAGATGAAGCGTGTGCAAAAAAAGGTAAGTTGCTGTTGCAGGCAAATGACCCGGTTATAGATACGCTTGAGATTGTTGCCGTTGATTTTGAAAACAACAGGCGCAAGACAGTTATTATAAAGGTACAACAGGCATACAATATTTTTATACAGATGATCCGTTACTATGGCGCATATCATCTGGCCGGTTTTGTGCAGGAGCATAAGATTGCTTCAGTTGATGGATTGAAGAAAACCTTGCCTAAAAACCCGCAACGCACAGAGTGGATGAATGCAGGCGGGCAACTGATGTTGCAAAAGGATATTGCTGCGTTACGCAACAATGTAAACAGCGGGAAGATTACTTCGTGGGATGAGGTGCACGAGTATTATACAACGCTGGCCGATGCATACAATACCAATAAAACCATACATGCTGTTGCTGCATTATTGGAAATTAACAACCTTAAGATTTCCAGGCTGAATGCGGCAATGCTTGCTGAAATTTTTGCTGATGTTATAAAGACCAGGGAATGGATGAATGAGAAAATTTTTGAATCCAGGGCAAAGGACTACAGTAACCCCTTCCGGTCGATGGTGTATGATTCAGCCGAAGAGATGAATGAAGTTCTTGGTACGCTGGAAGACAACAGCTTCATCAGGCAGCAGCGCGAGGAACTGGCATTGTTCAGGAAGACTGTTAAAAAAGTTGGTGCCAGGTTAAAACAATAA